Proteins encoded together in one Drosophila albomicans strain 15112-1751.03 chromosome 2R, ASM965048v2, whole genome shotgun sequence window:
- the LOC117574716 gene encoding cleavage and polyadenylation specificity factor 73, with protein MSQSQSNNDSRVPDEESDLLQIKPLGAGQEVGRSCIMLEFKGKKIMLDCGIHPGLTGMDALPYVDLIEADEIDLLFISHFHLDHCGALPWFLMKTNFRGRCFMTHATKAIYRWMLSDYIKISNISTEQMLYTEADLEASMEKIETINFHEERDVMGVRFCAYNAGHVLGAAMFMIEIAGIKILYTGDFSRQEDRHLMAAEVPPKKPDVLITESTYGTHIHEKREDRESRFTSLVQKIVMQGGRCLIPVFALGRAQELLLILDEFWSQNPDLHEIPIYYASSLAKKCMAVYQTYINAMNDRIRRQIAVNNPFVFRHISNLKGIDHFDDIGPCVIMASPGMMQSGLSRELFESWCTDPKNGVIIAGYCVEGTLAKTILSEPEEITTLSGQKLPLNMSVDYISFSAHTDYQQTSEFIRMLRPNHVVLVHGEQNEMSRLKLALQREYEADASTDIKFYNPRNTHAVDLYFRGEKTAKMMGHLAAKKPEVGSKLSGVLVRRDFKYHLLAPSDLGKYTDMSMSVVTQRQSIPWTSSLATLQLLLDRIGAGCVEIVEPERKLRVFNCVELTVEQKIIIMEWQATHVNDVYADAVLACLMQSELGGTNIKGATKQTKSEETRFRECLIETLQDTFGDSCVPKMFKGDLLPVNVSGKHAEINLESLIVNCAEDEVLRQMLNTTVQKLHQTLVSAY; from the exons ATGTCACAATCGCAATCCAATAACGATTCGCGTGTGCCCGATGAGGAGAGCGATTTGCTGCAAATCAAGCCACT TGGAGCTGGCCAAGAAGTGGGACGCTCCTGCATCATGCTAGAGTTTAAAGGCAAGAAAATAATGCTTGATTGTGGCATACATCCGGGACTCACGGGCATGGATGCGCTGCCCTATGTGGATCTGATTGAAGCGGatgaaattgatttgcttttcatATCACA CTTTCACTTGGATCACTGCGGCGCCTTGCCATGGTTCCTCATGAAAACGAACTTTCGTGGCCGCTGCTTTATGACACACGCCACCAAAGCCATTTATCGCTGGATGCTCTCAGATTACATCAAAATCAGCAACATTTCCACCGAACAAATGCTTTACACCGAAGCCGATCTCGAGGCATCTATGGAGAAGATAGAAACGATCAATTTCCACGAGGAACGCGATGTGATGGGAGTGCGTTTCTGTGCCTACAATGCCGGTCATGTGCTGGGCGCAGCTATGTTTATGATTGAAATTGCCGGCATTAAGATTCTGTATACGGGCGATTTCTCACGCCAAGAGGATCGTCACTTGATGGCCGCCGAAGTACCGCCCAAAAAGCCGGACGTCTTAATCACCGAGTCCACATATGGCACACACATTCATGAGAAGCGCGAGGATCGCGAAAGTCGCTTCACATCGCTAGTGCAGAAGATTGTGATGCAGGGCGGTCGCTGTTTGATTCCCGTCTTTGCCTTGGGACGTGCACAGGAACTTCTCCTTATACTGGACGAATTCTGGTCACAGAATCCCGATCTGCACGAGATACCAATCTACTATGCTTCGTCGCTGGCCAAAAAGTGCATGGCGGTCTATCAAACCTACATCAATGCGATGAACGATCGCATTCGTCGTCAGATTGCTGTTAACAATCCTTTTGTATTTCGTCACATTTCCAATTTGAAGGGCATCGATCACTTCGATGACATTGGACCATGTGTAATCATGGCATCGCCGGGTATGATGCAGTCGGGTCTCTCGCGTGAACTCTTCGAGAGCTGGTGCACAGATCCCAAGAATGGCGTCATCATTGCCGGTTACTGTGTGGAGGGCACTTTGGCCAAGACCATTCTCTCTGAGCCTGAGGAGATTACCACACTGTCGGGACAGAAATTGCCGCTCAACATGTCTGTGGATTACATTTCATTCTCGGCCCATACAGATTATCAGCAGACCAGCGAATTTATACGCATGTTGCGACCGAATCATGTGGTCCTTGTCCACGGCGAACAGAATGAGATGTCGCGTCTGAAGCTGGCGCTTCAGCGTGAATATGAAGCGGATGCCAGCACAGATATTAAGTTTTATAATCCGCGCAATACACATGCCGTTGATCTGTACTTCCGTGGCGAGAAGACGGCCAAAATGATGGGGCATCTGGCAGCCAAAAAGCCCGAAGTAGGCAGCAAACTCTCGGGTGTGTTGGTGAGGCGTGATTTCAAGTACCATTTGCTGGCGCCATCGGATCTTGGCA AATACACGGACATGAGCATGTCTGTGGTCACGCAGCGTCAATCGATTCCCTGGACCAGTTCGCTGGCCACTCTGCAGCTGCTCTTGGATCGCATTGGGGCTGGTTGTGTGGAGATTGTCGAGCCCGAGCGCAAGCTGCGCGTCTTCAATTGTGTGGAGCTGACGGTGGAGCAGAAGATCATAATTATGGAATGGCAGGCGACGCATGTGAACGATGTTTATGCCGATGCTGTGCTCGCTTGCCTCATGCAATCCGAGCTGGGTGGCACGAATATCAAAGGTGCCACCAAACAAACCAAGTCGGAGGAGACGCGTTTCCGCGAATGCCTCATCGAGACGCTGCAGGACACGTTTGGCGACAGCTGTGTGCCCAAAATGTTCAAAGGTGATCTGCTGCCGGTGAACGTGAGTGGCAAGCATGCGGAAATCAATCTGGAGAGCTTG ATTGTCAATTGTGCCGAGGATGAAGTGTTGCGTCAAATGCTGAATACCACAGTGCAGAAGTTGCACCAAACGCTGGTATCCGCTTATTAA
- the LOC117574025 gene encoding uncharacterized protein LOC117574025, translated as MDRLKETLGRRQLADELKQKQAITDQLLQRILYSKRLLVDHVEALEQCMQQQQLATATSGGKLQLLTTRNACIVLGSTVLEHLIMPRGWRLMLLPTVLLSGTFGALYAVKNVFVCRNKMVERKLEELIKTIDEFGNCIRRNMTYFQEIIIMKQAELIESRQIERAWDCITAAKEVTEILYDATRKLEVDYPLHAKFGAFYAPMEELRECEYFKNNVTDYSPKHIKDFHNIFAYVQSQYLLRLALSIMTLPSISQLSYDLVKIDNQVRQLVQEEEQHFRNLGLTMQNKKQLELDQLHAAKAQQQQSGPIPLLQHSSLKLSACMVAVAGECQALDVTLQQLTATEAANKNNAKQLVAVANNMRGIENALAVCCDDFQRLMLVYNKFLHSKLDLDVETPRPSSQPGAKDEEFPESILRVEFSQHPNEPQKCDDFYAYMYDEHEAQPYEDEQQAPYPTPEKELLNFEKRITKGKFKPVLRQLKDRIDPIRQVMLEREREVLTAKGINVDELFGKMEEVEQEQQLQQQDNRLTEATRQSDYDGSEDSESDSADELYKRRSKQNKDRDNFAEMRQFLAQKQAVNLFNLDGGQMPRPLPPLPAANEEVLESEC; from the exons ATGGATAGGTTAAAG GAAACGCTGGGGCGACGTCAACTCGCCGATGAGCTGAAGCAAAAACAG GCCATAACGGatcagctgctgcagcgcaTTCTCTACTCGAAACGGCTGCTGGTGGATCATGTGGAGGCACTTGAACaatgcatgcaacaacaacaactagcaactgcaacaagcGGCGGCAAGCTTCAGTTGTTGACCACAAGGAATGCTTGCATTGTCCTTGGCAGCACAGTCTTGGAGCATCTGATAATGCCACGAGGCTGGCGtttgatgctgctgccaacTGTGCTGCTAAGCGGCACCTTTGGCGCATTGTATGCCGttaaaaatgtgtttgtgtgtcgcAATAAGATGGTAGAACGCAAGCTGGAGGAGTTGATTAAGACCATCGATGAGTTTGGCAACTGCATTCGACGCAATATGACTTACTTTCAGGAGATTATCATCATGAAGCAAGCGGAGCTTATAGA ATCGCGTCAAATTGAACGCGCCTGGGATTGCATCACGGCGGCCAAAGAGGTGACGGAGATACTCTACGATGCCACGCGCAAGCTGGAAGTGGACTATCCGCTTCACGCCAAGTTTGGCGCTTTTTATGCGCCCATGGAGGAGCTGCGCGAGTGCGAATACTTTAAGAACAATGTCACCGATTACAGCCCCAAGCACATAAAG GACTTTCACAACATATTTGCCTATGTGCAGTCGCAGTATTTGCTGCGGTTGGCGCTGTCCATCATGACGTTGCCCTCGATCTCGCAGCTGAGCTACGATCTGGTCAAGATCGACAATCAAGTACGACAGCTGGTGCAGGAAGAGGAGCAGCATTTCAGGAATCTAGGTCTGACCATGCAAAACAAGAAGCAACTGGAACTGGATCAGTTGCATGCCGCCAaggcgcaacagcagcaaagcgGACCAATTCCCCTGTTGCAACATTCATCGCTCAAGCTCAGCGCCTGCATGGTGGCAGTGGCTGGCGAATGCCAGGCCTTGGATGTCACGCTGCAGCAGCTGACGGCGACGGAGGCGGCGAACAAGAACAATGCCAAGCAACTGGTGGCCGTGGCCAACAATATGCGTGGCATTGAGAATGCGTTGGCCGTGTGCTGTGATGATTTCCAACGTCTGATGCTTGTGTACAACAAGTTTCTGCACAGCAAACTGGACTTGGACGTGGAGACCCCGCGGCCAAGCAGTCAACCTGGAGCCAAGGACGAAGAGTTCCCCGAAAGCATATTGCGCGTGGAGTTTTCCCAGCATCCCAATGAGCCGCAGAAATGCGACGACTTCTATGCCTACATGTACGATGAGCACGAGGCGCAACCCTATGAGGACGAACAACAGGCACCGTATCCCACGCCCGAGAAGGAACTGCTTAACTTTGAGAAGCGCATCACGAAGGGCAAATTCAAGCCAGTGCTGCGGCAGCTCAAGGATCGCATTGATCCCATTCGTCAGGTGATGCTGGAGCGAGAGCGTGAAGTGCTCACTGCCAAGGGCATCAATGTGGACGAACTCTTTGGCAAAATGGAGGAAGTTgaacaggagcagcaactgcagcagcaggatAATCGCCTAACTGAGGCAACAAGACAAAGCGACTATGATGGCTCTGAAGATTCAGAGTCGGACTCGGCTGACGAGCTTTACAAGCGacgcagcaaacaaaacaaagatcGCGACAATTTTGCCGAAATGCGACAATTCTTGGCACAAAAACAGGCTGTGAATCTATTCAATTTGGATGGTGGCCAGATGCCAAGACCCCTGCCGCCGTTGCCAGCTGCAAATGAAGAGGTGCTGGAAAGCGAATGCTAG
- the LOC117574718 gene encoding Golgi SNAP receptor complex member 1, with protein sequence MQMAVSSYDVLRKQARTLENEIDLKLVAFSKIGAGSSISSNNSSGSGGNSNSDTSPLLGEHVFDSLSAEIEQMLDKLSSLNESMSELPATGSAAMHTLQRHREILQGYRQEFNKIYANHTMRIEREELLRGSGLATSSGSPSISGLSRREMYMKESGHLHSASNMVNDQINIAIETRENLHAQRQAFKRLQTRFNDISNRFPLINSLIQRINIKKRRDSLILGAVIGFCVILLLLYAFN encoded by the exons atgcaaatggctGTCTCTAGCTATGATG TGCTGCGCAAGCAGGCGCGTACACTGGAAAATGAGATTGACCTCAAACTTGTGGCATTCAGTAAAATTGGAGCTGGCAGCAGcataagcagcaacaacagcagtggcagcggcggcaacagcaattcTGACACATCACCTCTGCTGGGCGAACATGTCTTTGACTCGCTATCTGCCGAAATAGAGCAAATGCTTGACAAG TTGTCATCGCTTAATGAATCAATGTCTGAGTTGCCTGCCACCGGCAGCGCAGCAATGCATACGTTGCAACGCCATCGCGAGATACTCCAAGGCTATAGGCAGGAGTTCAACAAGATCTATGCGAATCACACGATGCGCATCGAGCGCGAGGAATTGTTGCGTGGATCGGGGCTGGCGACGAGCAGTGGAAGTCCATCTATTTCGGGTCTCAGTCGTCGTGAGATGTACATGAAGGAGAGTGGACATCTGCATAGCGCCAGCAATATGGTTAATGATCAGATCAACATTGCCATCGAGACACGAGAAAATCTGCATGCTCAGCGACAGGCTTTTAAGCGTCTGCAGACGCGTTTCAATGACATTTCCAATCGATTCCCATTGATAAATAG TCTCATACAGCGCATTAACATCAAAAAACGACGCGATTCGTTAATTCTGGGCGCAGTAATTGGCTTTTGTGTCATTTTGCTGTTACTCTATGCCTTTAATTAG
- the LOC117574717 gene encoding cleavage stimulation factor subunit 2 tau variant, producing the protein MADKAQEQSIMDKSMRSVFVGNIPYEATEEKLKEIFSEVGPVLSLKLVFDRESGKPKGFGFCEYKDQETALSAMRNLNGYEIGGRTLRVDNACTEKSRMEMQQLLQGPQVENPYGEPCDPDEAPELITKTVASLPPEQMYELMKQMKLCIVSNPSEARQMLMLNPQLAYALLQAMVVMRIVDPQQALGMLFKANQMPPVLGGNPQQQPPQPTQQQQQQPQQLPPQAAGQMQMPVGGPNFNNMHSNDIDLRMVPGPGPVNMDPRMLARNMDQDMRQVPGPMPNPVPPPLMDPRTRAQMQPQQQQGPPAASMPYPSDPRQRPMDPRLRGAMPPGPGPVQQPVQQQQPPPQQVPPVTQQQQSAALQLQSRLGAHGVLPSDASDQEKAALIMQVLQLSDDQIAQLPPEQRASILVLKEQIAKTRTAR; encoded by the exons ATGGCGGATAAAGCTCAAGAACAGAGTATCATGGACAAGTCCATGCGTTCAGTATTCGTGGGCAACATACCATACGAAGCCACCGAGGAGAAGCTTAAGGAAATTTTCAGTGAAGTCGGCCCGGTTTTGTCGCTTAA ACTGGTGTTTGATCGGGAGAGTGGCAAACCAAAGGGTTTTGGCTTCTGCGAGTACAAGGATCAGGAGACAGCGCTCAGCGCTATGCGAAATCTCAATGGCTACGAAATCGGCGGACGCACTTTGCGTGTGGATAATGCTTGTACAGAGAAGTCACGCATGGAgatgcaacagctgctgcaggGTCCGCAGGTGGAGAATCCCTATGGCGAACCCTGCGATCCCGACGAGGCACCCGAGTTGATAACAAAGACGGTTGCTTCTCTGCCGCCCGAGCAAATGTACGAGTTGATGAAGCAAATGAAACTGTGCATAGTTAGCAATCCTTCGGAGGCACGTCAAATGCTTATGCTGAATCCTCAGTTGGCCTATGCACTACTCCAGGCAATGGTTGTGATGCGCATCGTTGATCCGCAGCAGGCGCTGGGCATGCTCTTCAAAGCCAATCAAATGCCGCCTGTGCTCGGTGGGAatccgcagcagcagccgccacagccaactcagcagcagcaacagcagccacagcagttGCCACCACAAGCAGCTGGTCAGATGCAGATGCCCGTTGGTGGTCCCAactttaataatatgcatTCAAACGACATCGATTTACGCATGGTGCCGGGTCCGGGACCCGTGAATATGGATCCTCGCATGCTAGCACGCAACATGGATCAGGATATGCGTCAGGTGCCGGGCCCTATGCCCAATCCCGTGCCGCCTCCGCTGATGGATCCGCGCACACGCGCTCAAATGCaaccccagcagcagcaaggacCGCCAGCTGCTTCGATGCCGTATCCAAGCGATCCACGACAACGTCCCATGGATCCGCGTCTGCGTGGCGCCATGCCACCTGGACCGGGACCAGTTCAACAGCcggtgcaacagcagcagccgccaccACAACAGGTGCCGCCTgtaacacaacaacagcaatctgCTGCATTGCAGCTGCAGAGCCGTTTGGGTGCTCATGGAGTGCTGCCGTCGGATGCATCGGATCAGGAAAAGGCAGCGCTCATTATGCAGGTACTGCAGTTGTCTGACGATCAGATTGCACAGCTGCCGCCAGAGCAACGCGCCAGCATTCTGGTGCTGAAGGAGCAAATTGCCAAAACTAGGACAGCACGTTAA
- the LOC117574026 gene encoding leucine-rich repeat transmembrane neuronal protein 4 — MRHKLLLLLLNATALLLSTVSGQYENIPYQSVTDICTTCVCISTKDDNNRVHYTLNCAMKNFEHILARWPTDFGTQHTGTEIVASYSGNNIRLLQQLPATTAAVTFSCRHCGIQQLQAPFFMDVPNVEALYLSWNEIADDALKPELFRGPFNSTKYEPIALKDLDLSHNRIARLDRKLFEHTPQLRKLNLASNKLSVLDNATTAALAAIPNLQRLDLSYNQMVTLPIDLFPPLHSLHILDISGNEFAVVPATIRQLSKSLQQLNLAYNPLAKIDAHSFRQLDALRRLNISNLPMLRSIELGALQLPALEQLHCAHNPKLENFEFADLLASRNLTLLDISQNALTTLALNVSGNSTATTWPRLRSLAIAGNPWYCSCELFNTLELAGAPQVLQSQETLARCTTPYLLAGTPLTNLTAERICNMVIPKKYQPVEDDPPRFLRRRYIILTVIIASVVVVAGLIIGFIVVCVRRRLKGNEYGVQPIRYTSVRGSNLSAFSQLQPVSVTSKFGNPAGAGGAGTTGAPNA, encoded by the exons ATGAGgcacaaattgttgctgctg CTGCTAAATGCTACAGCCCTGCTACTAAGTACAGTGAGTGGGCAGTACGAGAATATTCCCTACCAGTCGGTGACCGACATCTGCACGACTTGCGTCTGCATTTCAACGAAGGATGACAACAATCGGGTGCACTACACTCTCAACTGTGCCATGAAGAATTTTGAGCATATTCTCGCTCGCTGGCCCACAGATTTTGGCACCCAGCACACGGGCACTGAGATTGTGGCCTCGTATTCCGGCAACAATATTCGCctgctgcaacagttgccggCAACAACGGCGGCTGTGACATTCTCGTGTCGCCACTGCGGCATTCAACAGTTGCAGGCGCCGTTTTTCATGGACGTGCCCAATGTGGAGGCATTGTATCTGAGTTGGAACGAGATTGCGGATGATGCCCTGAAGCCGGAACTGTTTCGTGGCCCCTTTAACAGCACCAAGTATGAGCCGATTGCGCTCAAGGATCTGGATCTCAGTCACAATCGCATCGCTCGCCTGGATCGCAAGCTTTTCGAGCATACGCCACAGCTGCGCAAACTTAACTTGGCCTCCAATAAACTGAGTGTTTTGGATAATGCGACAACAGCTGCGCTGGCAGCGATTCCCAATCTCCAACGCCTCGATTTGTCTTACAATCAGATGGTCACATTGCCAATCGATTTGTTTCCCCCATTGCACAGTCTGCACATACTCGACATCTCGGGCAATGAGTTTGCCGTTGTGCCTGCCACCATAAGACAGCTGAGCAAATCGCTGCAGCAACTGAATCTGGCCTACAATCCACTGGCCAAAATCGATGCACACAGTTTCCGGCAGTTGGATGCACTGCGTCGCCTCAACATCAGCAATCTGCCCATGCTGCGCAGCATTGAGCTGGGCGCCTTGCAGCTGCCTGCCTTGGAGCAACTCCACTGTGCACACAATCCAAAGCTGGAGAACTTTGAGTTTGCGGATCTTCTGGCAAGTCGCAATCTCACCCTGCTGGACATCTCACAGAATGCATTGACCACGCTGGCGCTCAACGTGAGCGGcaacagcacagcaacaacttggcCACGTCTGCGGAGTTTGGCCATCGCCGGCAATCCTTGGTACTGCAGCTGTGAACTGTTCAATACCTTGGAGCTGGCTGGCGCTCCACAGGTGCTGCAATCCCAGGAGACTCTGGCACGCTGTACCACACCATATTTGCTCGCTGGAACACCGCTCACCAATTTGACTGCTGAGCGTATTTGCAACATGGTCATACCCAAGAAGTATCAGCCTGTCGAGGATGATCCACCGCGTTTTCTGCGTCGTCGCTACATCATTCTCACCGTCATCATTGCCAGCGTCGTGGTTGTCGCCGGCCTCATCATTGGCTTCATCGTGGTGTGTGTGCGACGTCGTCTCAAGGGCAACGAATACGGTGTTCAGCCCATACGCTACACCAGCGTCAGGGGCAGCAATCTGTCTGCCTTCTCGCAACTGCAACCGGTCTCGGTGACCAGCAAGTTTGGTAACccagctggagctggaggagCTGGCACAACGGGTGCACCAAATGCCTGA
- the LOC117574027 gene encoding mitochondrial import inner membrane translocase subunit Tim22, producing MSMLPNAEPKAAEASKPHLIETAELDRMAMHFVGNLNRYRENIVIPKNNGPVQIKTNEQKLIETAVESCAFKSAMACVMGYGLGAALGLFTASVNPNMADPFANEKKQTAREVFREMRSTTHSYAKNFALIGAVFSIVECTIESQRGVTDWRNGTYAGGITGGLIGLRAGIKAGVIGGLGFAAFSTAIDYYMHNR from the exons ATGTCGATGCTACCCAATGCTGAACCCAAGGCCGCAGAAGCCAGCAAACCGCATTTAATAGAGACCGCCGAGTTAGATAGGATGGCTATGCATTTTGTGGGCAACCTGAACAGATATCGTGAGAATATCGTAATTCCTAAGAACAATGGGCCGgtgcaaatcaaaacaaatgagCAAAAACTCATTGAAACCGCCGTGGAAAGTTGTGCATTCAAAAGTGCAATGGCCTGTGTGATGG GCTATGGCTTGGGCGCTGCTTTGGGTCTGTTTACGGCTTCTGTGAATCCTAACATGGCTGATCCCTTTGCCAATGAGAAGAAGCAGACGGCACGCGAAGTCTTTCGCGAAATGCGTTCCACAACACATTCGTATGCCAAGAATTTTGCCTTGATTGGCGCTGTCTTTTCCATAGTTGAGTGTACCATCGAGAGC CAACGTGGCGTTACTGATTGGCGCAATGGCACCTACGCTGGTGGCATCACAGGCGGCTTGATTGGACTGCGAGCTGGCATCAAGGCTGGCGTCATTGGCGGCTTGGGATTTGCGGCATTCTCCACGGCCATTGATTACTATATGCATAATAGATAG
- the LOC117573454 gene encoding odorant receptor 88a produces MHIGRDEFGRLCNKTQSVFYGTLVLHVCFFVGILTEVVRGVLLGLPSNPNLPALFIGIFFSVRGVMIYVKHADIFEFLNILDEEFPHDLAAQQAMRAPQIYERFQVRYNYVAYIIQSAIVGFCAVPPIVYAFTRDVNGPIREEQQLLGGWLPFGIRENHNLYILAWLYDIMCSCSGTAYFCTFDTIFNTMILHIIMHLDDLAWQLQSLDLTSEAHSEIYKQFCRLIHRHRYLNSFCDKFNSIFNLSIMITDLVAAAAICFHLYLVTETQDFLMKSRYMMVGVALVAFTYEICLRGTQLEEASSKLNGILYNQSWYVCDKRTRKLILMWIKYTQCTKKLNAFGLMELNMVHFSQIMNLAYRLFAFLKSA; encoded by the exons ATGCATATCGGGCGCGACGAATTCGGTCGATTGTGCAATAAAACCCAAAGTGTATTTTATGGAACATTGGTTCTTCATGTTTGCTTTTTCGTTGGCATACTCACAGAGGTGGTAAGAGGAGTGCTTCTAGGCCTGCCATCTAATCCAAATCTACCAGCGTTATTTATCGGTATATTCTTCTCAGTGCGTGGTGTAATGATTTATGTGAAGCACGCcgatatatttgaatttctcaATATCTTGGACGAAGAATTTCCCCATGATTTAGCAGCCCAACAAGCAATGCGTGCTCCCCAAATTTACGAACGATTTCAAGTGCGTTATAATTATGTGGCATATATCATACAATCGGCAATAGTTGGTTTCTGTGCGGTTCCTCCCATTGTCTATGCTTTTACCCGAGATGTGAATGGACCCATCCGAGAGGAGCAACAACTTCTGGGTGGTTGGCTTCCATTTGGTATTCGGGAGAATCACAATTTATATATCTTGGCCTGGCTCTATGATATCATGTGTTCGTGCAGTGGAACTGCCTATTTCTGCACCTTTGATACTATATTCAATACAATGATTCTACACATCATAATGCATTTGGATGACTTGGCCTGGCAGCTGCAGAGTCTCGACCTAACATCTGAAGCTCATTCTGAGATCTACAAACAGTTTTGTCGGTTGATTCATCGTCATCGATATCTCAATTCGTTTTGCGACAAGTTCAACAGCATCTTTAATTTGTCCATCATGATTACTGATTTAGTTGCCGCAGCAGCaatatgttttcatttgtatttagtCACAGAGACGCAGGATTTTCTAATGAAGTCAAGGTATATGATGGTGGGCGTGGCCTTGGTGGCCTTTACTTATGAAATTTGCCTTCGTGGCACACAGCTGGAGGAGGCC TCCTCGAAGTTGAATGGCATCCTTTACAATCAGAGCTGGTATGTGTGCGATAAGAGAACACGCAAATTGATTCTGATGTggattaagtatacgcagtgtaccaaaaaattaaatgcctTTGGTTTGATGGAGCTCAACATGGTGCATTTTTCGCAG ATCATGAATCTGGCCTACaggctttttgcttttctaaAGTCCGCTTAA